The following are encoded together in the Pedobacter steynii genome:
- a CDS encoding TetR/AcrR family transcriptional regulator: MGISERKEREKGEMKKMITTAAMKMFLEDGYAKTSIRNIADSIEYSPGTIYLYYKDKDELLYEVQGQAFLKLLEAFRTDAISTDPVKRLEQLGKIYVAFGLENPELYDLMFIIRAPMNVDEELHKDNGAETFFYLLRCLEECIEKKLLIFKDPMQAALQVWSMMHGLVSLNLRCRLKVMLPDEGDVKPVLFKAVDEYLDSIRV; the protein is encoded by the coding sequence ATGGGAATATCAGAAAGAAAAGAACGCGAAAAAGGGGAGATGAAGAAGATGATCACTACTGCGGCCATGAAAATGTTCCTGGAAGATGGTTATGCGAAAACTTCTATCCGTAACATCGCTGATTCCATAGAATATAGTCCTGGAACCATTTATCTCTATTATAAAGACAAAGATGAGTTGCTTTATGAGGTGCAGGGACAGGCTTTTCTTAAATTGCTGGAAGCATTCAGAACAGATGCAATAAGTACAGATCCTGTAAAAAGGCTGGAACAACTCGGAAAAATATACGTGGCATTCGGATTGGAAAATCCGGAATTGTACGACCTGATGTTCATCATCCGGGCGCCTATGAACGTGGATGAGGAGCTACACAAGGACAACGGTGCGGAGACCTTTTTTTACCTGCTTAGGTGTCTGGAAGAATGTATAGAGAAAAAACTTTTGATTTTCAAAGATCCAATGCAGGCAGCGCTACAGGTTTGGTCTATGATGCATGGGCTGGTTTCGCTGAACCTTCGCTGCCGTTTAAAAGTAATGCTTCCCGATGAAGGAGATGTTAAACCTGTATTATTTAAAGCAGTAGACGAATACCTGGACTCCATTAGAGTCTAG
- a CDS encoding TolC family protein, which translates to MYTSFIKPFFAFVFCVLALWRPQVALGQNPQLDEYISFAFAQNQGLKQQQFDLEKSMFALKEAKALYMPTISMLGSYTKADGGRTIDVPVGDLVNPVYAALNELTASNKYPQLPNQSFLLNPDNFYDVKLRTSLSLINAEIRYNKLIKQQLISSQQAALNVYKRALVKDIKTAYYHYYQALQGVEAYQSALLLIAENIRVNTSLLKNGVRNGTALLRAQTEQQKTNAALINAQRNVGNAKAYFNFLLNRSLKDSIITAPMPAVMAEPDTLTGIAGREELKQLQALKEVNTLDYKLQRSSIIPKLNTFLDLGSQGMDFKVNDKTRYYLWGVNLQWDIFTGGKNKFRAAQAQSGLKVTQARLDEAEQSLRLQLLQSYNNYNSAKAACVSAISGLTLASKYYKDQLKAYHAGQLLYLELIDAQDQLTNARLRMADTQADLQITLAELERDQATYPIHNPH; encoded by the coding sequence ATGTACACATCATTTATTAAGCCATTTTTCGCCTTCGTTTTCTGTGTGTTGGCGTTATGGAGACCTCAGGTAGCGCTGGGGCAAAACCCACAGCTGGATGAATACATCTCTTTTGCCTTTGCGCAAAATCAGGGATTAAAGCAGCAACAATTCGACCTGGAAAAGTCAATGTTTGCTTTGAAAGAAGCAAAAGCCTTGTATATGCCAACAATAAGCATGTTGGGTAGCTATACAAAAGCGGATGGAGGTCGTACAATCGATGTTCCGGTTGGAGATCTGGTTAATCCGGTTTACGCAGCATTAAATGAATTAACAGCTTCCAATAAATATCCTCAGCTTCCCAACCAATCTTTCCTGCTAAACCCTGATAATTTTTATGATGTAAAATTGAGAACTTCTCTTTCTTTGATCAATGCAGAGATCCGTTACAATAAATTGATTAAACAACAACTCATCAGCAGTCAGCAAGCCGCATTGAATGTATATAAAAGAGCCCTGGTAAAAGACATTAAAACAGCTTATTATCATTATTATCAGGCTTTGCAGGGAGTGGAAGCCTATCAAAGCGCCTTATTACTCATCGCCGAGAACATCAGGGTAAATACCAGCCTCCTGAAAAACGGGGTTAGAAATGGAACTGCTCTGCTTCGTGCGCAAACGGAACAACAGAAAACAAATGCTGCATTAATCAATGCGCAGCGCAATGTAGGAAATGCAAAAGCTTACTTTAACTTTTTACTCAACCGTTCGCTAAAAGATTCCATCATTACTGCGCCTATGCCTGCAGTGATGGCAGAACCGGATACGCTAACTGGCATTGCCGGCCGTGAGGAGTTGAAACAATTACAGGCATTGAAGGAAGTAAATACCCTGGATTATAAATTGCAACGTTCAAGCATCATTCCCAAACTGAATACTTTTCTCGACCTGGGGTCACAGGGAATGGATTTCAAGGTCAACGATAAAACTAGGTATTACCTATGGGGTGTAAACCTGCAATGGGATATCTTTACGGGTGGGAAGAACAAATTCCGTGCAGCACAGGCGCAATCAGGACTTAAGGTCACTCAGGCCAGACTGGATGAAGCAGAGCAGTCACTCCGCCTACAGCTGCTTCAATCCTATAACAATTACAATTCAGCTAAAGCGGCCTGTGTAAGCGCAATTTCAGGACTGACATTGGCGTCAAAATATTATAAAGATCAGCTTAAAGCCTACCATGCTGGTCAGTTGCTATACCTGGAACTGATAGATGCGCAGGACCAGTTGACGAATGCCCGCCTGCGAATGGCCGATACTCAGGCAGACCTGCAAATCACCCTTGCCGAACTGGAACGCGACCAGGCCACTTATCCAATTCATAACCCTCACTAA
- a CDS encoding efflux RND transporter periplasmic adaptor subunit translates to MKAIHYVAILLCTPLFYACNSSKQVDQKSTAKDTIPVQVIALNQEHHNAPVTVSGEFTTDDEVVLSFKTGGIINSLLVKEGDPVKRGQLLATLNLTEINAQVQQAQLNREKAKRDYQRTKNLYTDSVATLEQLQNSKTALQLAEQQLNLVAFNRKYSEIHAPQDGYILKKLADAGQQVAPGTAVLQTNGAQSGKWLLKVGISDQEWALLKLNDPARIETAALPGQFLEGVLSRKSEGVDAATGTFTAHITLTGKKTQSIASGMFGKATINPSRNAEHKGIWKIPYEALLDGDGNTGYVFITNDDKIAKKVKVTIAGIEDHTVTIIDGLQEAKGLIVSGSAYLTDQSAITIHSPLKEKK, encoded by the coding sequence ATGAAAGCCATTCATTATGTAGCGATATTGCTGTGTACACCACTTTTTTACGCTTGCAATAGCTCAAAACAGGTTGATCAGAAATCAACCGCTAAAGACACCATTCCCGTTCAGGTCATCGCACTTAACCAGGAACACCACAACGCGCCCGTTACCGTATCGGGCGAATTTACAACCGATGATGAAGTCGTATTATCCTTCAAAACCGGTGGAATCATCAATAGTCTACTTGTCAAAGAAGGTGATCCGGTAAAGAGAGGTCAGCTTTTGGCTACTTTAAACCTGACCGAAATCAATGCACAGGTGCAACAAGCCCAGTTAAACCGGGAAAAAGCAAAGCGTGATTACCAGCGTACCAAAAACCTGTACACGGATAGTGTAGCTACACTGGAGCAATTGCAGAACAGCAAAACCGCACTTCAACTGGCAGAACAACAATTAAACCTCGTTGCTTTTAACAGAAAATATTCAGAGATCCATGCCCCTCAGGATGGTTATATCCTTAAAAAACTGGCGGATGCAGGACAACAGGTGGCACCGGGAACAGCGGTATTGCAAACCAATGGTGCGCAATCCGGAAAATGGTTACTGAAAGTAGGGATCAGTGATCAGGAATGGGCATTGTTGAAACTGAACGATCCGGCAAGAATAGAAACAGCGGCCTTACCAGGACAGTTTCTGGAAGGAGTGTTGAGCCGTAAATCCGAAGGGGTAGACGCGGCTACTGGTACCTTCACGGCTCATATTACCCTAACCGGTAAAAAAACACAATCCATTGCTTCCGGAATGTTTGGAAAAGCGACGATCAATCCTTCCAGAAATGCGGAACATAAAGGGATTTGGAAAATACCTTATGAAGCATTGCTGGATGGAGATGGCAATACGGGCTATGTATTTATTACCAATGATGATAAGATAGCGAAGAAAGTGAAAGTAACCATTGCCGGAATCGAAGACCATACGGTTACCATTATCGATGGTTTACAGGAAGCGAAAGGTTTAATCGTTTCCGGATCTGCCTACCTGACAGACCAAAGTGCAATCACTATCCATTCACCATTAAAGGAGAAAAAATGA
- a CDS encoding efflux RND transporter permease subunit: MKISDYAVKNSQFTLVIFLMIIVLGITTMFNMPRSEDPEMHAPFFSVIIVYPGTSPRDIEDRVVTPLEKTISGLDDIKRIRTNISNGVAVLRVEYKYSSNVEAKYQEIVREVNSKRPELPADIYSIEVQKQQPSDVNVLQVALVSENAARNLMQYYGEKLQDELEKVAALKKVSIFGLPRQQVRIELNLEKMAQMNLPLSAITNSLHSEMASIPGGSIDAAHQTFNIVTNEYRTLEAVQNTVVYAAGGKNIILKNIAKVYYGYEEEKHITRLNGHRCLFVTAAQKEGENISKTQGVYLPVLEAFKKTLPANIDLVQNFDQANNVNRRLSGLGHDFIIAILLVAVTLLPLGIRPAVIVMISIPLSLAIGIVLLQLFGFNLNQLSIVGLVVALGLLVDDSIVVVENIERWMLEGHSRMEATLKATKQIGLAVVGCTITLIIAFMPLVFLPEGSGDFIRSLPLAVIFCVMASMLVSLTIIPFLSSRLLQNHVGNPEGNFLMRGLKKLIHGSYALLLDKALKKPVFTIVIAVALFAGSILLFKVIGFSLFPASEKPQFLLNITTPNQSNLSYTDSITRAIEKELKKQPEVRYFSSNVGKGNPRIYYNEIPENDRSDFAQLFVQLDEETSPDQKLRLIQKLQQHWAHYPGAKIEVKNFQQGPPVIAPVEVRLFGDNLDSLRALSIRVEKLLHEVPGSMYINNPVSLLKSDIRVVMNKEKAQLLGVSTLNIDQTARLAVTGLSMGTFYNNDNKNGYGVLLTRTKEGRPGMDAFRNLYVNNAQGNAVPVNQIAELKLEASPAVINHQEKKRVVSVQAHVQEGFLVNRVIDEVVLKMNKLKLPPGYSYEMGGEVESRNNSFGGFMSIILVTVFLFIAVLILLFKTFKSTLIVLSVIPLGVVGAAVALWITGNSLSFVAIIGLIALAGIEVKNTILLVDFTNQLRQQGKSLQEAIREAGEVRFLPIVLTSLTAIGGLIPIAISTNPLIAPLAIVLIGGLISSTLLSRIVTPIIYELIPPAIEVKEEIKNA; this comes from the coding sequence ATGAAAATATCAGATTACGCAGTAAAGAACAGCCAGTTTACCCTGGTGATCTTTCTCATGATCATTGTATTGGGAATCACCACTATGTTCAATATGCCCCGCTCAGAAGATCCGGAGATGCATGCGCCATTTTTCTCAGTCATCATTGTATATCCCGGAACAAGTCCAAGGGATATTGAAGACCGTGTGGTTACCCCATTGGAAAAGACGATTTCCGGGTTGGATGATATCAAAAGAATCCGGACCAATATCTCCAATGGAGTGGCTGTACTAAGAGTAGAATATAAATATAGCAGCAATGTAGAAGCGAAATACCAGGAAATTGTAAGAGAGGTCAACAGCAAAAGACCGGAACTGCCCGCAGATATCTATAGCATAGAAGTTCAAAAACAACAGCCATCAGATGTCAATGTGTTACAAGTGGCCCTGGTTTCGGAAAATGCAGCCCGTAACCTGATGCAATATTATGGGGAAAAACTTCAGGATGAACTGGAAAAGGTCGCTGCACTTAAAAAAGTATCCATCTTTGGTTTGCCCAGACAACAGGTACGGATAGAGCTGAACCTGGAAAAAATGGCACAAATGAATCTGCCACTCAGCGCAATCACTAATAGTCTGCATAGTGAAATGGCCAGTATCCCGGGAGGAAGTATTGATGCCGCCCATCAGACCTTCAATATTGTAACCAACGAATACAGGACGTTAGAAGCTGTTCAGAACACCGTAGTATATGCTGCAGGAGGAAAAAACATTATTTTGAAAAATATAGCGAAGGTATATTATGGTTATGAAGAAGAAAAACACATCACCCGTTTAAATGGTCACCGCTGTTTATTTGTGACTGCCGCTCAGAAAGAGGGAGAGAACATCAGCAAAACACAAGGTGTCTATCTGCCGGTACTGGAAGCCTTCAAAAAGACCTTACCTGCTAATATAGACCTGGTGCAAAACTTTGATCAGGCAAATAATGTAAACAGACGGCTTTCCGGACTTGGACATGATTTTATCATTGCTATTTTGCTGGTTGCCGTTACCTTATTGCCACTTGGGATCCGCCCGGCAGTGATTGTGATGATCTCCATTCCGCTTTCTCTGGCTATAGGAATAGTCCTGCTCCAGCTTTTTGGTTTTAACCTGAATCAATTGAGTATCGTCGGACTGGTTGTAGCCCTGGGTTTGCTGGTCGATGATAGTATTGTGGTGGTAGAGAATATCGAACGCTGGATGCTCGAGGGGCATAGCAGGATGGAAGCTACTTTAAAAGCAACCAAACAAATCGGACTGGCCGTAGTCGGTTGTACCATTACGCTGATCATTGCCTTTATGCCATTGGTATTTTTACCGGAAGGTTCCGGCGACTTTATCCGGTCCTTACCTCTTGCGGTCATCTTTTGCGTGATGGCTTCCATGCTGGTTTCTTTAACCATTATCCCTTTCTTATCAAGCCGCCTGCTGCAAAACCATGTGGGAAATCCCGAAGGAAATTTTCTAATGCGTGGTTTGAAAAAACTCATCCATGGAAGTTATGCCTTGTTACTAGATAAAGCACTTAAAAAACCTGTTTTTACCATTGTAATCGCTGTAGCATTGTTCGCAGGATCGATATTGCTGTTTAAAGTGATCGGTTTTAGCTTGTTCCCTGCCTCAGAGAAACCACAGTTCCTGCTCAACATCACTACGCCAAATCAATCCAATCTTTCTTATACGGATAGCATTACCCGTGCTATTGAGAAAGAATTGAAAAAACAACCGGAAGTCAGGTATTTTTCATCCAATGTAGGAAAAGGAAATCCACGCATTTATTATAATGAGATTCCGGAGAACGACAGGAGCGATTTTGCGCAGTTATTTGTACAGCTGGATGAGGAAACTTCGCCAGATCAAAAACTCAGACTGATTCAGAAGCTACAGCAACACTGGGCACATTATCCGGGTGCGAAGATAGAGGTGAAAAACTTTCAGCAGGGGCCCCCAGTAATTGCTCCGGTAGAAGTCAGGCTTTTTGGAGATAACCTGGATAGCTTACGTGCCTTGTCGATCAGAGTAGAAAAGCTCTTGCATGAAGTGCCGGGTAGTATGTACATCAATAATCCGGTAAGTCTGCTCAAAAGTGACATCCGTGTCGTGATGAATAAAGAAAAAGCGCAGTTATTGGGTGTCTCTACTTTAAATATCGATCAAACGGCCAGACTGGCGGTTACTGGACTGAGCATGGGAACATTTTATAACAATGATAATAAGAACGGTTATGGTGTGCTGCTCACCAGAACGAAGGAAGGACGACCGGGCATGGATGCGTTCCGAAATCTGTATGTAAACAACGCACAGGGAAATGCAGTTCCGGTAAACCAGATCGCGGAGCTGAAACTGGAAGCCTCACCAGCCGTGATTAACCATCAGGAAAAGAAAAGAGTAGTGTCGGTACAGGCACATGTACAGGAAGGTTTTCTGGTGAACAGGGTGATTGATGAGGTGGTGCTAAAAATGAATAAACTCAAACTTCCTCCCGGGTATAGCTATGAAATGGGAGGGGAAGTGGAGTCCAGAAACAATTCATTTGGCGGCTTTATGAGCATCATATTGGTCACGGTATTCCTGTTTATTGCAGTGCTGATCCTATTGTTTAAAACCTTTAAAAGCACATTAATCGTGTTATCTGTTATTCCTTTGGGAGTGGTGGGTGCGGCGGTAGCACTATGGATTACAGGTAATTCGCTCTCCTTTGTAGCGATCATCGGTTTAATTGCACTGGCGGGAATTGAAGTAAAGAATACCATTTTACTGGTTGATTTCACGAATCAGTTGAGGCAACAGGGAAAGAGTTTGCAGGAAGCAATCCGGGAAGCAGGTGAGGTCAGGTTTTTACCTATTGTTTTAACCTCGCTGACGGCTATCGGAGGACTAATCCCAATTGCGATATCCACCAATCCTTTAATTGCACCACTGGCCATTGTGCTCATCGGAGGATTGATCAGCTCGACTTTATTGTCCAGAATTGTCACTCCGATCATTTACGAGTTAATTCCACCGGCAATAGAGGTCAAAGAAGAAATAAAGAACGCCTAA
- a CDS encoding phosphotransferase enzyme family protein → MNIFPTQYSLLSAQALKNVIEQKYGFHEMSCRLLIHNVSDTYMLENQTSRYIFKIYRDAHRKLDEIKGELELLNILQEGSAKVAHPLKDLEGNEIQSFNAAEGIRYGVLFSYAYGEVVADMNEEQLALVGTEMAKIHQITANLELSYPRGEFNLNSMLTIPMETIKPAFIGLDEEYAYLRKAVNIVSKKIEQMDLSSFGYGYCHYDFLPKNFHFQEDGTLTFFDFDFAGKGHFVNDLASFYAHYFLQVLFNRMTQEEADRAFQVFITSYRKIRPLSEAEINAIPYFGFAWWIFYFKFHYDHFEDWSNFFFGPKFIKERVGWIKKWMDWYIVK, encoded by the coding sequence ATGAATATCTTTCCGACGCAATACTCTTTGCTCTCCGCCCAGGCCCTGAAAAATGTAATTGAACAAAAATACGGATTCCATGAAATGAGCTGTCGCTTGCTCATCCACAATGTAAGCGATACCTATATGCTGGAGAACCAGACTTCCAGATATATATTTAAAATCTATAGGGATGCACACCGAAAATTAGACGAAATCAAGGGAGAACTGGAACTGCTCAATATTTTGCAGGAAGGCAGTGCGAAAGTTGCTCATCCACTTAAAGATCTGGAGGGGAACGAAATCCAGTCTTTTAATGCGGCAGAAGGGATCCGATACGGCGTTTTATTTTCTTATGCTTACGGTGAGGTCGTTGCGGATATGAATGAGGAGCAATTGGCACTCGTTGGTACCGAAATGGCAAAAATACATCAGATTACCGCAAATCTGGAACTGAGTTACCCCAGAGGAGAGTTTAACCTTAATTCCATGCTGACCATACCTATGGAGACGATTAAGCCGGCGTTTATAGGATTAGATGAAGAATATGCTTACCTCCGGAAAGCAGTAAATATAGTTTCTAAAAAAATAGAACAAATGGACCTTTCTTCATTTGGCTACGGATATTGTCATTACGATTTCTTACCCAAGAATTTTCATTTTCAGGAAGATGGAACACTAACTTTTTTCGATTTTGATTTTGCCGGGAAAGGACATTTCGTAAATGACCTGGCTTCCTTTTATGCACATTATTTCCTGCAGGTGCTTTTCAATAGAATGACTCAGGAAGAGGCAGACCGTGCATTTCAGGTGTTCATCACCAGTTATCGTAAGATCAGGCCCTTATCAGAGGCAGAAATCAACGCCATTCCTTATTTCGGATTTGCCTGGTGGATCTTCTACTTCAAATTTCATTATGATCATTTTGAAGACTGGTCCAATTTCTTCTTCGGCCCTAAATTTATTAAAGAGCGAGTAGGATGGATTAAAAAGTGGATGGATTGGTATATTGTAAAATAA
- a CDS encoding GNAT family N-acetyltransferase — MSTEENMDPAERIVVNNLFEFWNFVGHQSNTLLTSPDFKAILVKGTDWPKRIFDLGMEQHPDTSVFEKLANHIQAGDLPNMLTLTETLAKRYEKPLSAAGFTPRVKQLGMMIDLSTTSFNEESVAAVHFEEVRDQEMAHLFAFIAAQSFNYKVGPEMIGALINKEDKVRLFIAYHENQPAACGLIFYDEQGHAGLHMIGTLPESRGKGLAKKITLHLLQECINDGKKLCVLHASQAGEYVYVKLGFLAVKDVITYHITLTP; from the coding sequence ATGAGCACAGAAGAAAATATGGATCCGGCAGAGCGGATTGTTGTCAATAACCTATTTGAGTTTTGGAACTTCGTTGGCCATCAATCCAACACCCTTTTAACCTCCCCCGATTTTAAGGCAATCCTGGTTAAGGGCACAGACTGGCCTAAAAGAATATTCGACCTCGGAATGGAGCAGCATCCTGATACCTCCGTATTTGAGAAATTAGCCAATCATATCCAGGCCGGCGACCTGCCGAATATGCTGACCCTTACCGAAACCCTTGCGAAGCGCTACGAGAAACCTTTGTCTGCTGCGGGTTTTACCCCCCGTGTGAAACAATTGGGAATGATGATCGATCTGTCAACCACAAGTTTCAATGAGGAAAGTGTGGCAGCTGTTCACTTTGAAGAAGTGCGGGATCAGGAGATGGCACATTTATTTGCTTTCATTGCTGCACAGTCCTTTAATTACAAGGTAGGTCCGGAAATGATAGGTGCATTGATCAACAAGGAGGACAAAGTCAGACTTTTTATTGCTTACCATGAAAACCAGCCTGCGGCGTGTGGATTGATTTTCTATGATGAGCAAGGTCATGCGGGTTTACATATGATCGGAACGCTACCCGAGTCAAGGGGAAAAGGACTGGCTAAAAAAATCACTTTACACCTGCTTCAGGAATGCATTAATGATGGAAAAAAACTTTGTGTTTTACATGCCTCACAAGCGGGGGAGTACGTTTATGTAAAGCTGGGATTTCTTGCTGTAAAAGATGTCATTACCTATCACATTACCCTAACACCATAA
- a CDS encoding DHCW motif cupin fold protein codes for MNSGNIPFQNTDWENIPATEHQGETGTAYWKTISYGDLRIRVVEYSKDYKADHWCTKGHIIYCIDGEMISELSDGTQHKLTKGMSYQVSDERSSHRSISENGVKLFIVDGSFLAPKKEQDNHQTAG; via the coding sequence ATGAACTCAGGAAATATCCCTTTTCAAAACACAGATTGGGAAAATATACCAGCCACCGAACATCAGGGCGAAACCGGAACCGCTTATTGGAAAACGATCAGCTATGGAGATTTACGGATCAGGGTAGTGGAATATTCAAAAGACTATAAAGCGGATCATTGGTGTACAAAAGGACACATCATCTATTGTATCGATGGAGAAATGATCAGCGAGCTTTCTGATGGAACCCAGCATAAATTAACAAAAGGAATGTCCTATCAGGTTTCAGATGAACGGAGTTCCCATCGTTCCATTTCCGAAAACGGAGTGAAATTGTTTATTGTTGACGGTTCATTCCTGGCGCCAAAGAAAGAGCAGGATAACCACCAAACTGCCGGGTAA
- a CDS encoding GNAT family N-acetyltransferase encodes MNTDTNENQVQDQVSLLDRPIWNALNSKHASFALGNEYAKRYPSQILPFIGFDLDSEQPLEQLKAWMKPNEIVYAIGDLPKIPDSWQLLNQLDCVQMFCPELSVSTLDESIEILTLKEEDRAEMFELITSVQPGYFAKDTPLLGHYNGIRVNGKLISMSGERLGLDSFTELSAVCTHPDFTGKGLAYQLVLKTCLDMFERGTKPFLHVLNSNTRAINLYERLGFVKRKDIAFNQLKSL; translated from the coding sequence ATGAATACAGATACAAACGAAAATCAGGTGCAAGATCAGGTGAGTCTGCTTGACCGCCCCATCTGGAATGCCTTAAACAGTAAACATGCCAGTTTTGCGCTTGGCAACGAATACGCAAAAAGATACCCCTCCCAAATCCTGCCTTTTATAGGTTTTGACCTTGATTCAGAACAACCTTTAGAACAACTGAAAGCCTGGATGAAACCCAATGAAATTGTGTATGCGATTGGTGACCTTCCAAAGATCCCTGATTCCTGGCAATTGTTAAATCAGCTGGATTGTGTTCAGATGTTTTGTCCGGAGTTGAGCGTTTCTACATTGGATGAGTCGATAGAGATCCTTACTTTAAAAGAAGAAGATCGTGCAGAAATGTTTGAGCTCATTACCAGTGTACAGCCTGGATATTTTGCGAAAGACACCCCTCTTCTTGGGCATTATAACGGCATCCGTGTGAATGGAAAACTCATCTCTATGTCGGGCGAAAGGCTTGGCCTGGATTCCTTCACGGAATTGAGTGCGGTATGTACCCATCCTGATTTTACCGGTAAAGGTTTGGCCTATCAATTGGTTTTAAAAACCTGTCTTGATATGTTTGAACGTGGGACTAAACCATTTTTGCATGTGTTGAACAGCAATACCAGAGCCATCAATTTATATGAAAGACTGGGATTTGTAAAAAGAAAAGACATCGCTTTTAATCAGCTTAAATCCTTGTAA
- a CDS encoding MarR family winged helix-turn-helix transcriptional regulator — protein MKQNIINELGALAIGSRMRRLHDALSRDASKIYEEYELQFDIKYFPIFYLISRRKQIGIMDIAEELSLTHPAIIHLAKELEKKGYIESITAPEDQRKRMLRLSAKGKKSLPSFEKVWEKLGQLNQQLFEQQHQLLQTLDAIEQTLDEKSYYRRFHDTLK, from the coding sequence ATGAAACAAAACATCATCAATGAACTGGGCGCTTTAGCCATTGGAAGCCGAATGCGTAGGCTTCACGATGCTTTATCCAGAGATGCATCAAAAATATATGAGGAGTATGAATTACAATTCGACATCAAATACTTCCCTATTTTTTATCTGATCAGCAGAAGAAAACAGATTGGAATTATGGACATTGCAGAAGAATTAAGCCTTACCCACCCTGCCATTATTCACCTGGCAAAAGAATTGGAAAAGAAAGGATATATTGAATCCATCACTGCTCCTGAGGACCAACGGAAACGGATGCTTCGTTTATCCGCAAAAGGAAAAAAAAGCCTTCCTTCTTTTGAAAAGGTCTGGGAAAAACTTGGCCAGCTGAATCAGCAACTTTTTGAACAACAACACCAGCTGCTTCAAACACTCGATGCCATTGAGCAAACCTTAGATGAAAAATCATATTACAGAAGATTTCATGATACTTTAAAATAA
- a CDS encoding ankyrin repeat domain-containing protein — translation MKDLQEFAGLLEVHDVAGIRASFTNGLDPNSSFTDEPLIYELTSEYTRSPAFKSIVKVFVDHGLQFEDKTLLAVLLDDAAALEQELKKDPGLTFKKYSLRCAYTPLYEASLLHISAEFNHCAAAEVLLKFGMDINVKAGIDENGFGGQTPIFHTVNQNGHQSAEMMDYLISRGADLKITLPGLIWGKGYDWETLIPAVNPISYAMMGLLPQMHRNERIQSEIVIRLLKKAYDIDYEPQNVPCKYLKH, via the coding sequence ATGAAAGATTTACAGGAATTTGCCGGCCTCCTAGAAGTCCATGATGTAGCAGGAATCCGCGCAAGTTTTACCAATGGACTTGACCCCAATTCATCTTTCACCGATGAACCTTTGATCTATGAATTGACCAGTGAATACACCAGAAGTCCTGCATTTAAATCCATCGTGAAGGTATTTGTAGATCATGGGCTTCAGTTTGAAGACAAGACACTCTTAGCAGTACTGCTGGATGATGCAGCCGCTCTTGAACAGGAGCTTAAAAAAGATCCGGGACTAACCTTTAAAAAATACAGTCTTCGCTGTGCCTATACTCCTTTATATGAAGCCTCTTTATTGCACATTTCCGCTGAATTTAACCATTGTGCAGCCGCAGAAGTCCTGCTAAAATTCGGAATGGATATCAATGTAAAAGCGGGGATTGATGAAAATGGTTTTGGCGGACAAACACCCATTTTTCATACGGTAAATCAAAATGGTCATCAATCAGCAGAGATGATGGATTACCTGATTTCCCGGGGAGCTGACCTTAAAATAACCCTTCCCGGACTGATCTGGGGGAAAGGCTATGATTGGGAAACACTGATTCCCGCAGTCAACCCAATCAGCTATGCCATGATGGGCTTATTGCCCCAAATGCACAGAAATGAACGGATTCAATCAGAGATCGTTATCAGATTACTGAAAAAAGCCTACGATATTGACTATGAGCCCCAAAATGTTCCCTGTAAATACCTGAAACATTAA